The following coding sequences lie in one Candidatus Nitrospira allomarina genomic window:
- the elbB gene encoding isoprenoid biosynthesis glyoxalase ElbB, whose product MMKKVAVILSGCGFLDGAEITEAISTLIAIGQNGAAYEVFAPNKEVAETNHLTQKPTGQKRNVLQEAARIARGEIQPLEQLKAKDFDALAFPGGFGAALHLCDFGEKGSGGNIDPQVARIVKEFSESHKPIAAICIAPAIMALALGKKGVNVTIGEDAGTASELEKTGAKHQNCAVEQYVVDHSNKVITTPAYMYGSARPHQIFAGVSGAIAELIKMA is encoded by the coding sequence ATGATGAAAAAAGTAGCTGTGATTCTTTCAGGTTGTGGGTTTTTAGATGGAGCGGAAATTACCGAAGCCATTAGCACGCTCATTGCCATCGGCCAAAACGGAGCGGCCTATGAGGTGTTTGCCCCGAATAAAGAGGTTGCGGAAACGAATCACCTCACTCAAAAACCCACCGGACAGAAACGAAATGTCTTGCAGGAGGCCGCACGTATTGCTCGCGGCGAGATTCAGCCATTAGAACAACTCAAGGCGAAGGATTTCGACGCTTTGGCCTTTCCAGGTGGTTTTGGAGCCGCGTTGCATCTTTGTGATTTTGGAGAAAAGGGGAGCGGTGGGAACATAGATCCACAGGTGGCCAGAATCGTGAAAGAATTTAGTGAGAGCCATAAACCTATCGCGGCCATTTGTATCGCGCCGGCTATCATGGCATTGGCTTTGGGAAAAAAAGGCGTCAATGTGACCATTGGAGAAGACGCCGGAACCGCGTCTGAGTTAGAAAAAACCGGTGCCAAACATCAGAATTGCGCGGTGGAACAATATGTCGTGGATCACAGTAATAAAGTCATCACCACGCCTGCCTATATGTATGGATCAGCCAGGCCCCACCAGATTTTCGCCGGTGTCAGTGGGGCGATTGCGGAATTGATTAAGATGGCCTGA
- a CDS encoding YbaN family protein, whose product MPAWPVRLILLVIGWVSLALGILGLFFPLLPTMPFVLLAASCFSKSSPRINSWLLSQPLLGPMIQNWHHEGSINQNTKVTATVFMLGLFGCSLLIFHFSAFLTIFLVCIGSGVLLFIWTRPLPSGHLNQFRNRPTDTGENLVGPG is encoded by the coding sequence ATGCCAGCCTGGCCCGTACGACTTATTCTGCTGGTTATAGGGTGGGTCAGTCTTGCTCTCGGGATTTTGGGGTTATTTTTTCCACTCCTGCCCACCATGCCATTTGTCCTGCTTGCCGCCTCGTGCTTCTCCAAAAGTTCTCCTCGCATCAATTCATGGCTGCTCAGTCAACCCCTGTTGGGCCCGATGATACAAAATTGGCACCATGAAGGCAGTATCAATCAGAACACGAAAGTCACGGCAACGGTTTTCATGCTTGGACTTTTCGGATGCTCCCTCCTGATTTTTCATTTTTCGGCTTTCTTGACAATTTTTCTGGTCTGCATTGGGAGCGGAGTTTTACTGTTTATCTGGACTCGACCCCTGCCGTCAGGCCATCTTAATCAATTCCGCAATCGCCCCACTGACACCGGCGAAAATCTGGTGGGGCCTGGCTGA